CACCGCCTCGCGTCTCACGAACGGCCCAATCAGCAGGTGGGGATTGGGCAGCCCGCGCGCCGAGCCCGCCAACTCCGCAAGCGCCCGGTCGGCTGCTGAGAGCTTCCCTGTGAGCGCCCACGTGAGTTCCAGCTTCGGCGGCAAGGCATTCGGTACAAAACCAACGGCCTCATCCTCAACTGGAACAAGGCGGCCCCAGCTATCTGCCGTAAAATCAGATGCTTGCATCTCTAATGCTACTCAAGTACTATAGGCGCGACCATGTGATACTTATCTGATATAAAGTATCACAAGGAGGGCGGTTGTGTCAATTCGCTTCCGTTACGCAGTTCAGGAGTCTCTGCGCGCCTGCCGGTCAGCCACCAGCTCGCCGTTGACGCCTACGTTTTCAGGCGAGTTCTCTTTGATGAGCACAACGATGTTCTTGATCGCGTAGACGTCCACGGCCACGTCGGTCAGCCGCTTCACCAAGTCGCGCTTTTTCGCCACGTCGATGCGCGGCCCCTCGACGGTAATGGTTGGCATAGCGCCCCTCCATTGTAGCGCCGGCATCTTGCCGGCTGTATGGAGGGCATCTTGCCCTCCAGCCAATAACCATGTGGCGACAGGATGCCGCCGCGACAGCTGGCGGGACGCCGGCGGTACAGTCTAGAACAGGCCGACCACCTTGCCGTCTTTGTCGATATCGACCTTTGTGCCGCCGGGGATGCTGGGCAGGCCGGGCATCGTCGGGATCGCCCCGCAGAGCACCGAGAGGAACCCCGCGCCGATCGAGGCGCGCACCTCGCGCACCGGCATGCGGAAGCCCGTCGGGCGGCCCTTGAGCGCCGGCTCGTGGCTCAGGCTCAGGTGAGTCTTGGCCATGCAGATCGGCAGCTTATCGAGCCCGTTCTGGTTGAGCACCTTGATCTGCTTCTCCGCCGCCGGCTCGTAGAAAACCTCGCCCGCGCCGTAGAGCTTGTGTGCAATGATGTCGATCTTCTCCTTGATCGGCATCTCGATGGGATAAAGGAAATCGAACGTGTTGGGCTTCGACGCGGCCTTGACCACCGCTTCGGCCAGCGCCGCGCCGCCTTCGCCGCCCTTGGCATGGACTTCGCTCACCTCGACCGCTTCAGCGCCCGCCTCGAGCGCGGTGGCCTTGATGAAGTCGATCTCGGCCGCCGTATCCGTCGCGAACGTGTTGATCGCCACCACAACCGGCAGGCCGAAGGTGCGGATGTTCTCGATGTGCTTGAGCATGTTGGCGCTGCCCTTGCGCAGCGCGGGGATGTTCTCCTCCACCAGCCCCTTGTCCAGCGGCTTGCCCGCCACGACCTGGAACAGCCCGCTGTGCGCCTTGAGCGCCCGCACGGTCACGACGAGCACCACCGCATCCGGCCTCAGCCCGCTCGTGCGGCACTTGATGTCGCAGAACTTCTCGAACCCCATGTCGGCGCCGAACCCGCTCTCGGTCACCACGTAATCGGCAAGCTGCAGGGCCACCAGGTCGGCCAGGATCGAGTTGTTGCCGTGCGCAATGTTGGCAAACGGCCCAGCGTGCACAATACATGCGGTCCCTTCCAGCGTCTGCATCAGGTTCGGCTTGATCGCGTCCTTGAGCAGTACGGTCATCGCCCCGGCGCACCGCAGGTCCTCGGCGGTCACCGGCTTGCCGTCCTTGTTCATTCCCACCACGATCCGGCCCAAGCGCGCGCGCAGGTCGTGCAGATCGCTTGCCAGCGCGAGGATGGCCATGACCTCGCTCGCCGCCGTGATGTCGAAGCCCGTCTCGCGCGGGATCCCGTCGGCGAGCTTGTTGCCGAGCCCCGTCACCACGCTGCGCAGGGAGCGGTCGTTCACGTCGACGACGCGCTTCCACGAAATTGTAAACGGGTCGATGCCCAGCTCGTTGCCCTTCTGTACGTGGTTGTCGATGAACGCCGCGAGCAGGTTGTTGGCCGCGCTCACCGCGTGGAAGTCGCCTGTGAGGTGCAGGTTGAACTCCTCCATCGGGATCACCTGCGAGCGCCCCCCGCCGGCCGCGCCGCCCTTGATGCCGAACACCGGACCCAGAGACGGCTGGCGCAGCGTGCAGATCGCCTTCTTGCCGATCGCGTTCAGCCCGAGCGCCAATCCGATCGTGGTGACCGTCTTGCCCTCGCCCAGCGGCGTCGGCGTGATCGCCGTGACGTCGATGTACTTGGCCTGCTTGCGCCGCGCGCCCTTCTTGAGCACGTCGAGCTTGATCTTGGCTACGTGCTGCCCATACAGCTCCAGGTCGCTCGCCTTGAGCCCGAGCGATTCGGCGATCTCCACAATCGGTTTCGGGGTGACGGACTGCGCAATCTCGAGGTCCGACTTCATCTCTGACTTCTCCCTTGGTCGAATGGCGCTCTGCACGACATGTTGTCCTCCTTGTGCAGAGACGGGAATAGGGACGCATGCTAACAAAGCTGGTACGACTGCGCAACCTCCTGGATGCCTGTCTCCTAGGTGCATGGCGTTATCGCTGCCGCATTTCCCGCCGCTCTGCAAGCGCAGTGCCGGGATGGTCGCGGCGTCCACTGCCCGGGGATAGCGCGCAGCCTGCCAGTGCCCCGCAAGCGAAGGGGGGACAAACGCCATGAGAGGTCGTTGCCGCCATCCCTTTGGGTGGGGCACCTTCGCCGACTGGTCCATGGGCGGGGGCGACTGGTTCAGCAGAATAGACGCTTCTTCCCTGCGCTTGCCCGTGATGCCCGGCACGCCGGTCATCCTGTCCTCGATGAACCCCGGCTTTGCCTTACTCGGCGACGTGTGCCGCCTTTGCCTCCGGGCGTGCACTGCCCGGAGCATTCCCTCCGAGAGCTGACGGCTGTCCTGCCTTTGACCATATTACGTCCCCGTTCGGCAGAGTTTTCTGCGCAATCCGCAGTAAAAAGGTTGACAATGCATAGCATGTCGTGCTATAAAGGCGACGATATGGGTATCGGGAGTGGTGCATTCCGGCACCTGAAGCTTTCCTAGGTCGTGCTCGCGCGACGTGAAGGGTGTTGCGCTGCATGTTGAAGGAAGCCGGAAGCACACCTCTTCTCCCCGCGAAACGTCTCCGGGGCAGAAGGTCTCTCTAGGGGTTGACACTGCTCAGGATAGCTGTCGCGGGCCGAAGGACCGCCTCCTCGGCGGTGGCCGTTCGACAGAAGGCAAGCGCCTCATGGCGCCCTTCCTTGGTCTCTCCGTTACCCATGCTTGGCGTGCTCTTGGGCACGATTGGGAATAAGTGACTATGGGTATACGTCACGGATGAGGTAAGGAAGGGATAAAGCTATGAGATCGTTTGTCGCAACCGCAGTCATTCTCTTACTGCTCCTTGCCTGCTCAGCGGCGCAGGCTTACACGTTCACGCCGCCCGATCCTGACATCGGCGATCTGGCTCACCAGTACTACTATGTCTGGGGCATCGAGGTGACCTGGGACGTCAACCCGGATCCGATCTACGAGTGGGTCAATGGGGCATCGCTGTTCATCCACAGCATCTGGAACTGGGACAACGCTCCGAACGACCTGTGGATTCATCTGCTCGATGATGCACCCATCGGCCTGACGACAGGCTACGACGACCAGGACGGCGTCGACCAGTTTCTCGTCGAGGGCATCCTGCTCGTCCACTACCAGGACCTGAGCATGACGCCCCAGGATCTGTGGTACTTCTTCACCGCAGAGCAGAGGGACACGCTCAACGCCTACGCGGCTGACGGCGTTTTTGCCATCGCGTTCGATCCCGACTGCCACTTCTACAACTGCGGGATCTCGCTCGACGTGGGCACCGAGAGGATCGAGATCCCTGAGCCGGGGACGCTGACGCTCATCGGCCTCGGTCTCGCGGCGCTCGGTCTGATCCGCTTGCGCAAGGGGTAACCGTCTCAGCCGCTCGCGCGGCACATCGACATGCGGCAGCAGAGCACGCGCCGGTGGGGATTCCTTCCCCGCCGGCGCGTTCGTGTTGACGGGCACCCTCGGAGCTGAGCGGCAGGCAACCGGCCGTCGCAGGCTCCGCGAGCGGCGACTCGCCTCAGCGCGCAACGGGGAAGGGGCGTGGGTGCTTACCGGTCGGTCCCATCTGGCTCAAGACGCGCTCGACATGTCGAGATCGTCGTGCTAGTCTCCCATCGTTGAGGT
This is a stretch of genomic DNA from Verrucomicrobiota bacterium. It encodes these proteins:
- a CDS encoding tautomerase family protein, with the translated sequence MPTITVEGPRIDVAKKRDLVKRLTDVAVDVYAIKNIVVLIKENSPENVGVNGELVADRQARRDS
- a CDS encoding formate--tetrahydrofolate ligase; amino-acid sequence: MKSDLEIAQSVTPKPIVEIAESLGLKASDLELYGQHVAKIKLDVLKKGARRKQAKYIDVTAITPTPLGEGKTVTTIGLALGLNAIGKKAICTLRQPSLGPVFGIKGGAAGGGRSQVIPMEEFNLHLTGDFHAVSAANNLLAAFIDNHVQKGNELGIDPFTISWKRVVDVNDRSLRSVVTGLGNKLADGIPRETGFDITAASEVMAILALASDLHDLRARLGRIVVGMNKDGKPVTAEDLRCAGAMTVLLKDAIKPNLMQTLEGTACIVHAGPFANIAHGNNSILADLVALQLADYVVTESGFGADMGFEKFCDIKCRTSGLRPDAVVLVVTVRALKAHSGLFQVVAGKPLDKGLVEENIPALRKGSANMLKHIENIRTFGLPVVVAINTFATDTAAEIDFIKATALEAGAEAVEVSEVHAKGGEGGAALAEAVVKAASKPNTFDFLYPIEMPIKEKIDIIAHKLYGAGEVFYEPAAEKQIKVLNQNGLDKLPICMAKTHLSLSHEPALKGRPTGFRMPVREVRASIGAGFLSVLCGAIPTMPGLPSIPGGTKVDIDKDGKVVGLF
- a CDS encoding PEP-CTERM sorting domain-containing protein; amino-acid sequence: MRSFVATAVILLLLLACSAAQAYTFTPPDPDIGDLAHQYYYVWGIEVTWDVNPDPIYEWVNGASLFIHSIWNWDNAPNDLWIHLLDDAPIGLTTGYDDQDGVDQFLVEGILLVHYQDLSMTPQDLWYFFTAEQRDTLNAYAADGVFAIAFDPDCHFYNCGISLDVGTERIEIPEPGTLTLIGLGLAALGLIRLRKG